A single genomic interval of Pyrus communis chromosome 5, drPyrComm1.1, whole genome shotgun sequence harbors:
- the LOC137733744 gene encoding cytochrome b5-like, whose protein sequence is MASDRKVHVFQEVAKHNKNEDCWVVVAGKVYDLTPFMDDHPGGGEVLLAATGKDGTDDFEDVGHSDSARDMMEKYYIGEIDPSTIPLKQISIPAQGGQSNPAKTSDFAIKILQFLVPLLILGLALAVRNYTKKD, encoded by the exons ATGGCTTCTGATCGAAAAGTTCACGTATTCCAAGAGGTGGCAAAGCACAACAAGAACGAAGATTGCTGGGTTGTTGTTGCTGGGAAG GTGTATGATTTGACGCCATTCATGGATGATCATCCCGGAGGCGGTGAAGTTCTGCTAGCTGCAACTG gaaaagatggaacaGATGATTTCGAAGACGTTGGTCACAGTGATTCAGCCAGGGATATGATGGAGAAGTACTACATTGGTGAGATTGATCCATCAACTATCCCATTGAAACAGATTTCCATCCCGGCACAAGGGGGTCAAAGCAATCCTGCCAAGACATCCGATTTCGCGATCAAGATTTTACAGTTTCTGGTTCCCCTTTTAATCTTGGGGTTGGCCCTTGctgtccgtaactataccaaGAAAGATTAG